The proteins below come from a single Cerasicoccus sp. TK19100 genomic window:
- a CDS encoding ABC1 kinase family protein, with translation MNNLPHRLKTYAELAKFFAFHFGPMVNHSQNAAEGVATSDMAEDAEKFAKQLEGMGSTFVKFGQLLSTRTDLLAKPYIDALQRLQDDVEPVPFEDISATFEEDFGITLDKAFAEVKREPEAAASLGQTHRATTREGVEVIVKIQRPGVRRKVIQDLDVLDSVAAFASEHSESARNYRVCDLVDHFRDSIVGELNYRKEVMNLQTLAKNIERFPRLMTPGVHLSLCSERVITMDYIHGSKVTEISGVSLLDVDGEKLVDELVAAFLKQYLTDGFFHADPHPGNLLLTQDNRMAFIDLGMVGRLSETMSDALYQVFSGIAENKSERVTNTLLDVGYQGNHEVARAELQSDISSLIARQHDVTVSELQFGAVVMKIFQICADHHIIIPREFLLVAKSLLNLDRIAVILAPKFNLSNATRTHLKVIAAKRTVSSLKPSDLFEAALEFKELVQQAPHRLNNLLDNLADNKFRIDADVIDETALIQGFQKIANRITVGVITAALIIGAALMMRIETEFQIFGYPGFAMLLMIAAMFLGVTTIIGIWRTDK, from the coding sequence ATGAATAACCTTCCTCACCGCCTTAAGACTTATGCTGAACTTGCAAAATTTTTTGCGTTTCACTTTGGCCCGATGGTCAACCACAGTCAAAATGCGGCAGAAGGCGTGGCGACGAGTGATATGGCGGAGGATGCGGAAAAATTCGCCAAACAATTGGAGGGCATGGGCTCAACCTTTGTGAAGTTTGGCCAGTTGCTGTCCACCCGCACTGATTTGCTGGCCAAGCCCTACATTGATGCGCTCCAACGCTTGCAGGACGACGTTGAGCCAGTGCCATTTGAAGATATCAGCGCCACTTTTGAAGAGGATTTCGGCATCACGCTGGACAAGGCATTCGCCGAAGTAAAGCGGGAGCCGGAGGCCGCCGCATCCCTTGGTCAAACACACCGCGCGACGACCCGTGAAGGGGTGGAGGTCATTGTCAAAATCCAGCGCCCCGGCGTGCGTCGAAAAGTCATTCAGGACTTGGATGTATTGGATTCGGTTGCCGCATTTGCCAGTGAACACTCGGAATCGGCGCGTAATTACCGGGTGTGCGACTTGGTTGATCATTTTCGAGACAGCATTGTTGGTGAGCTCAACTACCGGAAAGAAGTGATGAACCTGCAAACGCTGGCCAAGAACATTGAGCGCTTCCCCCGGTTGATGACGCCTGGCGTGCATTTGTCCCTCTGTTCTGAGCGAGTGATCACGATGGATTACATTCACGGGAGCAAAGTCACGGAAATATCCGGTGTCAGCCTGCTGGATGTCGATGGGGAGAAGCTGGTCGATGAACTGGTGGCCGCCTTTTTAAAGCAATATTTGACAGACGGATTTTTCCATGCGGATCCGCATCCAGGCAACTTATTGCTCACTCAGGATAACCGCATGGCCTTTATCGATCTGGGGATGGTTGGTCGCCTCAGTGAAACGATGAGCGATGCGCTTTATCAGGTCTTCTCCGGCATTGCCGAGAATAAGAGCGAGCGCGTGACCAATACGCTGCTGGATGTTGGTTATCAGGGCAACCATGAGGTTGCGCGGGCGGAACTGCAGTCAGACATTTCGTCACTCATTGCCAGGCAGCATGACGTAACGGTATCGGAGTTGCAGTTCGGAGCGGTGGTCATGAAAATTTTCCAGATTTGCGCCGATCATCATATCATCATTCCACGCGAATTTCTTTTGGTGGCTAAATCGCTCCTCAATCTGGATCGCATTGCGGTGATTCTGGCCCCGAAATTTAATCTCTCCAATGCCACGCGCACCCACCTGAAAGTGATTGCGGCCAAGCGCACCGTCAGCTCGCTCAAGCCGAGCGACTTGTTTGAAGCGGCGCTGGAGTTCAAGGAACTGGTGCAGCAGGCACCCCACCGGCTGAATAACTTACTCGATAACCTGGCCGACAACAAATTTCGCATCGATGCCGACGTGATTGATGAGACCGCGCTGATTCAAGGTTTTCAGAAAATTGCCAACCGCATCACGGTGGGCGTGATTACTGCAGCGCTCATCATTGGTGCCGCGTTGATGATGCGCATCGAAACGGAATTTCAGATATTCGGTTATCCGGGCTTTGCGATGTTGCTCATGATCGCCGCGATGTTTCTCGGAGTCACGACGATCATTGGCATTTGGCGCACTGACAAGTAG
- a CDS encoding esterase/lipase family protein: MRWFVFLWLLPVALFAEKQTVVLLHGLAASSGTMVHIESTLEAAGYLVVNLDYPSMSESLETISANMRARIVAETAEAEQVHFVTHSMGGIVLRMIQRDAPLDNIGRVVMIAPPNHGSDAVNVLQGLPGFLWAIGPSGARLAAGDNESLASLGPPNFELGVIAGSKGLDPFISSMIPGPDDGVVSIESTKLEGMADFTVVHDSHPVLVFNGQVMDQILAFLEKGEFIDKNSSPQNPFAGNWTHRR, from the coding sequence ATGCGCTGGTTTGTGTTTCTGTGGCTGCTACCGGTCGCGCTGTTTGCGGAAAAGCAGACAGTGGTGTTGTTGCATGGGCTGGCGGCGAGCTCCGGCACGATGGTCCACATTGAGTCGACGCTTGAGGCCGCCGGTTACCTGGTGGTGAACCTCGACTATCCGTCAATGAGTGAATCGCTCGAAACGATCTCAGCGAATATGCGCGCCAGGATTGTGGCGGAGACCGCTGAAGCCGAGCAGGTCCATTTTGTGACGCATTCGATGGGCGGCATCGTGCTGCGGATGATTCAGCGGGACGCGCCGCTGGACAACATTGGCCGCGTGGTAATGATCGCTCCACCGAATCACGGCAGTGACGCAGTGAATGTGCTGCAGGGCCTGCCGGGCTTCCTGTGGGCGATTGGGCCCTCGGGTGCGCGCCTGGCCGCTGGTGACAACGAATCCCTGGCTAGCCTCGGCCCTCCTAATTTCGAGCTGGGCGTGATTGCGGGCAGCAAGGGGCTGGATCCGTTTATCTCGTCGATGATTCCCGGCCCGGACGATGGCGTGGTCTCCATCGAAAGCACCAAGCTTGAGGGAATGGCGGACTTTACGGTCGTCCACGATTCGCACCCGGTGCTGGTTTTCAACGGCCAAGTGATGGACCAAATACTGGCCTTTCTGGAAAAGGGCGAATTTATCGATAAAAATTCATCGCCGCAGAATCCCTTCGCCGGGAATTGGACGCACCGGCGTTAG
- a CDS encoding VanZ family protein → MHATPASQRRLALWHHRLRWWQPLGLMLAITVASGGNPATPSFTFVSMDKVIHALVFGLLATSIYRLANPTWPSGLRTILAIVITALFGLADELHQSHTPGRFMDIADWIADVFGGVLAVYIYRGWAGYRRFLELAVFPRKPRLEP, encoded by the coding sequence ATGCACGCCACCCCCGCCAGCCAACGCCGCCTCGCCCTCTGGCACCATCGCCTGCGCTGGTGGCAACCGCTGGGGCTGATGCTGGCGATCACCGTGGCCTCCGGGGGAAATCCGGCCACGCCGTCGTTCACCTTTGTGTCGATGGACAAAGTCATCCACGCCCTCGTCTTTGGCCTGCTGGCGACCTCCATTTACCGGCTCGCCAACCCCACCTGGCCAAGCGGCCTGCGGACCATTCTGGCCATTGTCATTACCGCGCTGTTCGGGCTCGCTGACGAGCTGCACCAGAGCCACACGCCCGGACGCTTCATGGACATCGCCGACTGGATTGCCGACGTGTTTGGCGGCGTGCTCGCGGTGTATATCTATCGCGGCTGGGCAGGCTATCGGCGCTTTTTGGAGTTGGCGGTCTTTCCCCGAAAGCCGAGACTGGAGCCATGA
- a CDS encoding TatD family hydrolase, which produces MNDAPLYDAHCHWHDPRLTPHREKIERDLAQLPLGKVVVNGTHPGDWPAVAALAESDPRVIPAFGLHPWQVNAAPPDWLAQLEDFLARFPRAVIGEAGLDRWIKDHDLPRQLDALHAQLALAERDNRAISLHCLQAWGPMLEALKNGPRPARGFHLHGYGGSPEMIREFADLGGYFSFSAYVMHERKAKHRESLRATPPDRLLLETDAPDMLPPEPWQTHSLPGKVPFSHAPNGEPPHHPANIAASYAAATSILNGDPATIRSQVAENFTRLFGES; this is translated from the coding sequence ATGAACGACGCGCCGCTATACGATGCGCATTGCCACTGGCACGACCCGCGGCTCACGCCGCATCGGGAAAAAATCGAGCGCGACCTGGCCCAGTTGCCGTTGGGCAAAGTAGTCGTCAACGGCACCCACCCGGGTGACTGGCCCGCCGTCGCCGCGCTGGCCGAGAGCGATCCGCGCGTCATCCCCGCCTTTGGCCTGCACCCCTGGCAGGTCAACGCAGCGCCGCCGGACTGGCTTGCCCAGTTGGAAGATTTCCTCGCCCGCTTTCCCAGGGCCGTCATTGGCGAAGCCGGGCTGGACCGCTGGATAAAAGACCACGATTTGCCGCGCCAGCTCGACGCCCTGCATGCGCAGTTGGCACTAGCAGAGCGGGACAATCGCGCTATTTCCCTGCACTGCCTCCAGGCCTGGGGCCCGATGCTCGAAGCGCTGAAAAACGGCCCCCGCCCCGCCCGCGGTTTTCACCTGCACGGCTATGGCGGCTCCCCGGAAATGATTCGCGAGTTCGCGGATCTCGGCGGCTATTTTAGCTTCTCTGCCTACGTCATGCACGAGCGCAAGGCCAAGCACCGCGAGTCCCTCCGCGCCACCCCGCCCGACCGACTCCTCCTCGAAACTGACGCGCCCGACATGCTTCCCCCCGAGCCGTGGCAGACCCACTCTCTGCCGGGCAAAGTCCCCTTCTCCCACGCCCCCAACGGCGAGCCCCCGCACCACCCGGCCAACATCGCCGCCAGCTACGCCGCCGCCACCAGCATCCTTAATGGCGACCCAGCCACGATCCGCAGTCAGGTTGCGGAAAACTTCACCCGGCTTTTCGGCGAAAGCTAA
- a CDS encoding fatty acid CoA ligase family protein, whose amino-acid sequence MGEVDNCDSPVSNVARFLPEAAARQPDFPALRLPRRRGGALAYDTLTFAELETAACASAQIFTEKGIRRGSRVLLMVKPGRDLILAVFALFKIGAAPVVIDPGMGRKHFLACVRRTRPDAMVGIPLAQFLSRVFRKDFSTVQARVTVGNQGFAKQIAALGKATFAPAQTTADELAAILFTSGSTGPPKGVRYEHGMFEAQVRMIRAHYGIEPGGVDLPMLPVFALFNPALGMTTVVPEMNPSKPAAVDPAKIVQAIQQNEVTNSFGSPVLWNKIATHCEAHGITLPTIRCILMAGAAAPPSLIRRLKALLPNGEIHTPYGATEVLPVASISGSQILQKTQSLTEQGRGVCVGQLLPEVSAQIIRIVDGPIPTMAEVEPLPAGEIGEIVVTGPSVTKAYDALAEATAKAKIQQQSEFLNAECGVRSAELTDGLDDSALRTPHSAIVWHRMGDLGYFDAEGRLWFCGRMAERVETPQGLMFTECVEAIFNQHPRVFRSALVGLGKRPEQTPCIVIEPQPGEWPGDARAQKAFTDELLQLAAGNELTRGIGEIRFKQRFPVDVRHNAKIHRLDLAREFGPERS is encoded by the coding sequence ATGGGCGAGGTCGACAACTGCGATTCGCCCGTCAGCAATGTGGCGCGTTTTCTGCCAGAGGCAGCGGCGCGCCAGCCTGATTTCCCCGCCCTCCGGCTTCCCCGCCGCCGTGGCGGGGCGCTTGCGTACGATACCCTGACATTCGCGGAGCTGGAAACCGCCGCTTGCGCCTCCGCGCAGATTTTCACCGAAAAGGGCATCCGCCGCGGCAGCCGCGTGCTGCTGATGGTGAAGCCCGGGCGCGACCTGATCCTGGCGGTCTTTGCGCTCTTTAAGATCGGTGCCGCCCCGGTGGTGATCGATCCGGGCATGGGCCGCAAACACTTCCTGGCCTGCGTCCGCCGCACCCGGCCCGACGCCATGGTCGGCATCCCGTTGGCGCAGTTCCTCAGCCGGGTATTCCGCAAGGATTTTTCCACGGTCCAGGCTCGGGTAACCGTTGGAAATCAAGGCTTTGCCAAACAAATTGCGGCGCTGGGCAAGGCAACCTTTGCCCCAGCGCAAACGACGGCTGACGAGCTGGCGGCCATCCTGTTTACCAGTGGTTCCACGGGCCCGCCCAAGGGCGTGCGCTACGAGCACGGCATGTTTGAGGCGCAGGTGCGGATGATCCGCGCGCACTACGGCATCGAGCCTGGCGGGGTGGACTTGCCGATGTTGCCGGTCTTCGCGCTGTTTAATCCCGCCCTCGGGATGACCACCGTCGTCCCCGAGATGAACCCGAGCAAGCCGGCTGCCGTCGACCCCGCCAAGATCGTCCAGGCCATTCAGCAAAACGAGGTGACGAACAGCTTTGGCTCGCCGGTGCTGTGGAACAAGATCGCGACGCATTGCGAGGCCCACGGAATCACCTTGCCGACGATCCGCTGCATTCTCATGGCGGGTGCCGCCGCGCCGCCCTCGCTGATCCGGCGGCTTAAGGCGCTGCTGCCCAATGGCGAAATCCACACCCCCTATGGTGCGACTGAGGTGCTGCCGGTGGCCTCGATCAGCGGTTCGCAAATACTTCAGAAAACCCAAAGCCTCACCGAGCAGGGACGGGGTGTCTGCGTTGGCCAGCTGCTGCCCGAAGTTTCCGCGCAGATCATCCGCATCGTCGATGGGCCAATCCCAACGATGGCCGAGGTCGAACCACTGCCTGCTGGTGAAATCGGCGAAATTGTCGTCACCGGGCCGAGTGTGACGAAGGCCTATGACGCATTGGCCGAAGCGACCGCGAAAGCGAAGATCCAGCAACAATCGGAATTTTTGAATGCGGAATGCGGAGTGCGAAGTGCGGAATTAACAGATGGATTAGATGATTCCGCACTTCGCACTCCGCATTCCGCAATTGTCTGGCATCGCATGGGCGATCTGGGCTATTTCGATGCGGAGGGGCGTCTGTGGTTCTGCGGGCGCATGGCCGAGCGGGTGGAAACACCGCAGGGGCTGATGTTTACCGAGTGCGTCGAGGCGATTTTTAATCAGCACCCGCGGGTGTTTCGCAGCGCGTTGGTGGGGCTTGGGAAGCGGCCTGAGCAGACGCCGTGCATCGTCATCGAGCCCCAGCCCGGGGAATGGCCTGGCGACGCCCGCGCGCAAAAAGCCTTTACCGATGAGCTGTTGCAATTGGCCGCAGGCAACGAGCTGACCCGTGGCATCGGGGAAATCCGCTTCAAGCAGCGCTTCCCCGTCGATGTCCGCCACAACGCCAAGATTCACCGCCTCGATCTGGCGCGGGAGTTCGGCCCCGAGCGCTCCTGA